In a genomic window of Tripterygium wilfordii isolate XIE 37 chromosome 8, ASM1340144v1, whole genome shotgun sequence:
- the LOC120003613 gene encoding uncharacterized protein LOC120003613 yields MEELPKKFIIPHIKPYDGITDPEDHVDQYNQRLTLWYLNLPEGQITSFTQLADAFVEQFASSRKIIPTSDDLYRLQQKQGESLRSFLTRFNKEKLEIPGCLDEITINAFRMALLPGSKLYGKLTRYPCKSFQEVQTKKSEQKQISSEAPRYPRRDPKPIDFKKKPRSPEYNLVIPPNEVLSVLKKMGDAVRWPDKVRKPLDQRDTSKWCEFHNDYGHTTDDCFTLKKEVTQLLKKCYLRDLLSERGKAMMTQAER; encoded by the exons atggaagagcttccAAAGAAGTTCATCATACCACATATCAAACCTTATGATGGTATCACTGACccagaagatcatgtggatcaaTACAATCAGCGATTGACTTTG tggtatcttaatCTTCCAGAAGGGCAAATTACTTCATTCACACAGTTGGCCGACGCATTCGTTGAACAGTTTGCAAGCAGTAGGAAGATAATTCCAACATCTGACGATCTGTATCGGTTGCAACAAAAACAAGGAGAATCTCTGCGGTCATTCTTAACAAGATTCAATAAAGAGAAACTGGAAATTCCTGGGTGCTTAGACGAGATTACAATTAATGCATTCCGCatggctcttcttcctggaagcaaATTGTACGGAAAGCTTACTCGTTATCCATGTAAGTCATTTCAAGAAGTGCAG ACGAAGAAATCTGAACAAAAGCAAATAAGTTCAGAAGCTCCACGTTATCCTCGCAGAGATCCCAAGCCGAttgatttcaagaaaaagcCCAGATCTCCTGAATACAATTTGGTGATTCCACCAAATGAAGTCTTGTCAGTGttaaagaaaatgggagatgctgTTCGATGGCCTGACAAAGTTCGTAAACCGTTAGATCAAcgggatacttccaaatggtgtgaaTTTCACAACGACTATGGGCATACAACAGATGATTGTTTTACCctcaaaaaagaagtaaccCAGTTGTTAAAGAAATGTTATCTTCGGGATTTACTATCTGAAAGAGGGAAAGCAATGATGACCCAAGCGGAAAGAtga